The Rhinoderma darwinii isolate aRhiDar2 chromosome 8, aRhiDar2.hap1, whole genome shotgun sequence genome has a window encoding:
- the GTF3C3 gene encoding general transcription factor 3C polypeptide 3 isoform X1, which yields MSGFSPELIDYLEGKISFEEFEKRREERQAREKKDSLDIEFSENAECDVDDPNVPSTSAKCLSKSNTYKDKDETSDGVSKSVQRVFASMIGEDDKDDGEEEDEEDDGEEISEQPTVGDVFALEMEMSRENRKMMKAKRPRSKLPRALRGLMGEANIRFARGEAEDAILMCMEIIRQAPLAYEPFSTLAMIYEDQGDMEKSLQFELIAAHLNPSDTEEWVRLAEMSLEQDNIKQAIFCYSKALKYNPTNVRYLWERSSLYEQVGDHKMAMDGYRRILNLLSPADGERFMQLARDMAKIYYETNDVSSAIVIIEEAFSKHQNLVAIEDVNIAAELYISNNRYEKALEVITQYSGITLNKKDGCTPEDSSEVMCHVPEGVPIDITVKMMLCLIHLNILEPVSPMLTSLMEQNPEDMGDLYLDVAEAFLDIGEYNSALPLLSALVCSEKYNLAVVWLRHADCLKALGHMEQAAESYCKVVDMAPLHLDARISLSTLQQQLGHPEKALEALEPMYDPDTLAQDANAAQQELKLLLHRSTLLYSQGKIFHYVDTLLTMLAMLLKIAMNRAQVCLISSSKSGERHLYLIKVSRDTISDTDEQETSNSDAKAIFAILTSVLSKDDWWNLLLKAIYALCDLDRYKEGELLVDSSLEYYSFYDDRQKRKELEYFGLSTAILDKNFRKAYNYIRIMLMENVNKPQLWNIFNQVTMHSQDVRHHRFCLRLMLKNPDNLALCVLSGHNAFVSGSFKHALAQYVQAFRMKSDDPMYCLCIGLTFVHMASQKFVLKRHALVVQGFSFLNKYIDLRGPCQETYYNLGRALHQMGLTHLAIHYYQQALELPPLRLKGIDEDQVDLRRDIAFNLSIIYQGSGNTEMARMLLFTYCVI from the exons ATGTCCGGGTTCAGTCCGGAGCTAATTGATTACCTGGAAGGTAAAATCTCTTTTGAAGAATTTGAGAAACGTCGTGAAGAGAGACAAGCCCGCGAGAAAAAG GATTCTTTAGATATAGAATTTTCCGAAAATGCAGAATGTGACGTAGATGATCCTAATGTTCCATCCACCTCTGCAAAATGCCTCTCGAAATCTAACACCTACAAGGATAAGG ATGAAACCTCAGATGGTGTCAGCAAGTCCGTTCAAAGAGTATTTGCATCAATGATTGGAGAAGATGATAAAGATGATGGAGAGGAGGAAGACGAGGAAGATGATGGAGAGGAAATCTCTGAACAACCAACTGTCGGGGATGTCTTTGCCCTGGAAATGGAAATGAGTAGAGAAAACAGAAAGATGATGAAG GCAAAAAGACCCcgcagtaaactccctagagctcTCAGAGGCCTCATGGGAGAGGCCAACATCCGTTTTGCCCGAGGGGAGGCAGAAGACGCCATATTAATGTGTATGGAAATCATTAGACAAG CTCCACTGGCTTACGAACCATTCTCAACACTCGCAATGATCTACGAGGACCAAGGAGACATGGAAAAATCTCTGCAATTCGAGCTGATTGCTGCTCATTTGAACCCCAGCGACACCGAAGAATGGGTCCGGCTGGCAGAGATGTCTTTGGAGCAAGACAACATCAAACAAGCTATATTTTGCTATTCCAAAG CTCTTAAGTATAATCCTACCAACGTTCGTTATTTGTGGGAGAGATCCAGCCTATATGAACAGGTCGGGGACCATAAAATGGCCATGGATGGATATCGGCGGATCCTGAATCTGTTGTCTCCTGCGGATGGGGAACGTTTCATGCAGCTGGCAAGAGATATGGCTAA GATTTATTATGAAACCAATGATGTTTCCTCGGCCATTGTTATTATTGAAGAAGCTTTTTCCAAACATCAAAATCTAGTGGCAATAGAAGACGTTAATATTGCTGCCGAGTTGTACATCTCCAACAACCGATATGAAAAAGCACTTGAG gttATCACTCAATATTCTGgaattacactaaataaaaaagatGGTTGTACTCCCGAAGATAGCTCAG AAGTTATGTGTCATGTTCCTGAAGGCGTTCCAATAGATATTACAGTGAAAATGATGCTTTGCTTGATCCATCTAAATATTCTGGAACCTGTCAGT CCCATGCTGACCTCTTTAATGGAGCAAAACCCTGAAGATATGGGAGACTTGTATCTAGACGTTGCAGAAGCTTTTCTGGACATTGGAGAATATAATTCGGCTTTGCCCCTGTTAAGTGCATTAGTATGCTCTGAAAAATACAATCTGGCTGTTGTCTGGCTACGACATGCAG actgtttaaaagccctgggACACATGGAGCAAGCTGCGGAGAGTTACTGTAAGGTGGTGGACATGGCCCCTTTACACTTGGATGCAAGGATCTCCCTATCTACGCTTCAGCAGCAACTTGGCCACCCAGAAAAAGCACTAGAGGCATTAGAACCAATGTATGATCCAGATACCTTGGCACAAGATGCAAATGCTGCCCAacag GAACTGAAACTGCTGCTCCATCGGTCGACCCTACTTTACTCTCAAGGAAAAATTTTCCACTATGTGGACACTTTACTTACGATGCTCGCCATGTTACTGAAA ATTGCAATGAACCGAGCTCAAGTCTGTTTGATTTCCAGCTCAAAATCTGGAGAAAGACATTTATATCTGATTAAAGTATCTAGAGACACAATCTCTGACACCGATGAGCAGGAAACTTCAAATTCTGATGCAAAAG CAATTTTCGCTATACTCACCAGTGTACTATCCAAAGATGATTGGTGGAACCTCCTTTTAAAAGCAATTTATGCCTTATGTGACCTTGACCGGTATAAAGAGGGAGAGCTACTGGTAGACTCTTCTTTGGAGTATTACTCATTTTATGATGATCGCCAGAAACGAAAGGAGTTGGAGTATTTTGGACTTTCTACAGCTATTCTAGATAAGAACTTCAGAAAAGCCTACAATTACATAAG AATAATGTTGATGGAAAATGTGAACAAACCTCAATTGTGGAATATCTTCAATCAAGTTACAATGCATTCCCAAGATGTGAGGCATCACCGTTTCTGCTTGAGGTTGATGCTGAAAAACCCGGATAACCTAGCGCTGTGTGTCCTTAGTGGTCACAATGCATTCGTATCTGGGAGCTTCAAACATGCACTTG CTCAGTATGTCCAAGCCTTTCGAATGAAGTCTGATGATCCAATGTATTGTCTTTGCATTGGATTAACGTTTGTTCACATGGCATCACAGAAATTCGTGTTAAAGAGACATGCCCTGGTAGTGCAG gggtTTTCATTTTTGAATAAATACATTGATTTACGTGGCCCTTGTCAGGAGACGTATTACAACCTGGGTCGTGCGTTGCACCAGATGGGTCTGACACATCTTGCAATACACTATTATCAACAGGCACTCGAGCTCCCACCACTACGGTTAAAG gGAATTGATGAGGACCAAGTTGATCTTCGGAGAGATATTGCCTTCAATTTATCTATTATTTACCAGGGCAGTGGTAACACAGAAATGGCTCGGATGCTCTTGtttacttattgtgttatttaa
- the GTF3C3 gene encoding general transcription factor 3C polypeptide 3 isoform X2 — translation MSGFSPELIDYLEGKISFEEFEKRREERQAREKKDSLDIEFSENAECDVDDPNVPSTSAKCLSKSNTYKDKDETSDGVSKSVQRVFASMIGEDDKDDGEEEDEEDDGEEISEQPTVGDVFALEMEMSRENRKMMKAKRPRSKLPRALRGLMGEANIRFARGEAEDAILMCMEIIRQAPLAYEPFSTLAMIYEDQGDMEKSLQFELIAAHLNPSDTEEWVRLAEMSLEQDNIKQAIFCYSKALKYNPTNVRYLWERSSLYEQVGDHKMAMDGYRRILNLLSPADGERFMQLARDMAKIYYETNDVSSAIVIIEEAFSKHQNLVAIEDVNIAAELYISNNRYEKALEVITQYSGITLNKKDGCTPEDSSEVMCHVPEGVPIDITVKMMLCLIHLNILEPVSPMLTSLMEQNPEDMGDLYLDVAEAFLDIGEYNSALPLLSALVCSEKYNLAVVWLRHADCLKALGHMEQAAESYCKVVDMAPLHLDARISLSTLQQQLGHPEKALEALEPMYDPDTLAQDANAAQQELKLLLHRSTLLYSQGKIFHYVDTLLTMLAMLLKIAMNRAQVCLISSSKSGERHLYLIKVSRDTISDTDEQETSNSDAKDCSPFRNEYSYLVSNGECNPVLDTSYCVFIFQLNWSRV, via the exons ATGTCCGGGTTCAGTCCGGAGCTAATTGATTACCTGGAAGGTAAAATCTCTTTTGAAGAATTTGAGAAACGTCGTGAAGAGAGACAAGCCCGCGAGAAAAAG GATTCTTTAGATATAGAATTTTCCGAAAATGCAGAATGTGACGTAGATGATCCTAATGTTCCATCCACCTCTGCAAAATGCCTCTCGAAATCTAACACCTACAAGGATAAGG ATGAAACCTCAGATGGTGTCAGCAAGTCCGTTCAAAGAGTATTTGCATCAATGATTGGAGAAGATGATAAAGATGATGGAGAGGAGGAAGACGAGGAAGATGATGGAGAGGAAATCTCTGAACAACCAACTGTCGGGGATGTCTTTGCCCTGGAAATGGAAATGAGTAGAGAAAACAGAAAGATGATGAAG GCAAAAAGACCCcgcagtaaactccctagagctcTCAGAGGCCTCATGGGAGAGGCCAACATCCGTTTTGCCCGAGGGGAGGCAGAAGACGCCATATTAATGTGTATGGAAATCATTAGACAAG CTCCACTGGCTTACGAACCATTCTCAACACTCGCAATGATCTACGAGGACCAAGGAGACATGGAAAAATCTCTGCAATTCGAGCTGATTGCTGCTCATTTGAACCCCAGCGACACCGAAGAATGGGTCCGGCTGGCAGAGATGTCTTTGGAGCAAGACAACATCAAACAAGCTATATTTTGCTATTCCAAAG CTCTTAAGTATAATCCTACCAACGTTCGTTATTTGTGGGAGAGATCCAGCCTATATGAACAGGTCGGGGACCATAAAATGGCCATGGATGGATATCGGCGGATCCTGAATCTGTTGTCTCCTGCGGATGGGGAACGTTTCATGCAGCTGGCAAGAGATATGGCTAA GATTTATTATGAAACCAATGATGTTTCCTCGGCCATTGTTATTATTGAAGAAGCTTTTTCCAAACATCAAAATCTAGTGGCAATAGAAGACGTTAATATTGCTGCCGAGTTGTACATCTCCAACAACCGATATGAAAAAGCACTTGAG gttATCACTCAATATTCTGgaattacactaaataaaaaagatGGTTGTACTCCCGAAGATAGCTCAG AAGTTATGTGTCATGTTCCTGAAGGCGTTCCAATAGATATTACAGTGAAAATGATGCTTTGCTTGATCCATCTAAATATTCTGGAACCTGTCAGT CCCATGCTGACCTCTTTAATGGAGCAAAACCCTGAAGATATGGGAGACTTGTATCTAGACGTTGCAGAAGCTTTTCTGGACATTGGAGAATATAATTCGGCTTTGCCCCTGTTAAGTGCATTAGTATGCTCTGAAAAATACAATCTGGCTGTTGTCTGGCTACGACATGCAG actgtttaaaagccctgggACACATGGAGCAAGCTGCGGAGAGTTACTGTAAGGTGGTGGACATGGCCCCTTTACACTTGGATGCAAGGATCTCCCTATCTACGCTTCAGCAGCAACTTGGCCACCCAGAAAAAGCACTAGAGGCATTAGAACCAATGTATGATCCAGATACCTTGGCACAAGATGCAAATGCTGCCCAacag GAACTGAAACTGCTGCTCCATCGGTCGACCCTACTTTACTCTCAAGGAAAAATTTTCCACTATGTGGACACTTTACTTACGATGCTCGCCATGTTACTGAAA ATTGCAATGAACCGAGCTCAAGTCTGTTTGATTTCCAGCTCAAAATCTGGAGAAAGACATTTATATCTGATTAAAGTATCTAGAGACACAATCTCTGACACCGATGAGCAGGAAACTTCAAATTCTGATGCAAAAG acTGCTCTCCGTTCAGGAATGAGTACAGTTACCTTGTTTCCAATGGAGAATGTAATCCTGTATTAGACACAAGCTATTGTGTCTTCATTTTTCAATTAAATTGGTCTCGTGTATGA